The sequence GTCGATCATCCAGCGCGTCATCGTCGCCGTGTCGTCGGTGTGGGTCACATCGAAGGGCGCGGCCGTGATCGCCTCGTCACCGATGCTGCCGGCGTGAACATACGTCTCGTGAGTGAGGTCCATGAGATTGTCGATCACAAGGCGATAGTCGCATTTCAACTGATAGAACGTGCCCCCCTCGCCGACCCATTGCGTGCCGTCGTTCCGGTGAAACTCCGGAATTGTGGCAGGGTCCGCCAGCGCGGGGTCACCGGGCCACAGCCAGACCAGGCGATGCCGCTCGACGACCGGATAGGCGCGCACGCAGGCTGATGGATTGATCGTCTTCTGCGCGGGCATGTAGGTGCAGCGGCCGGCCGAATTGAAGACCAGCCCGTGATAGCCACACATGACCTCATCGCCCTTGAGATGTCCGAGCGACAGCGGCAGCAGCCGGTGCCAGCAGGCATCCTCCAGCGCGGCGACCACCCCGTCGGTGAGCCGGTAGAGCACGACGTTCTTGCCGCAGATGATGCGGGCGGAAAGCTCGCGGCCGATTTCGTGGCACCATGCAGCAGCGTACCAGGCGTTGAGCGGAAAAGGCTTTGATGCGTTCATGGTAGCGTCTCTCCCTGGTCGGGTCGATGGTCGCGGGCTTGTCTAAGCCCATTCCAATAGCCTGCGCCTTGCCGCTCTGGCATGAGATGTTCCTCGGCGATCACTCATCACCCTCAAATTGACAAGCGCTGACAATAGCCACGCCGCTCGAATTGGTTTCTCAAAAAGTTGCAGGCGCCGCCAAGGCTACAACCTGATGCTACGTCAGGTTCAAGTTATTTCGTGCTCATCTTAAACGCACGGCGATGTAGAGCAGAGCGCCAGAGGCCGCGCCCTTTTCGAACTGCTCGATCTCAATTAGAATCGCAGCAGGGCGGCGCATCGTGCGACTAAGGCCACATGATGTGCTTTCGCCTCATTTCTCAATTTGATCAGAAGCCAATTTCGGATCATATTTGGGCAGCCCGATATTCGGTTATCAACCTGTCGCGTAGGGGAAGCCATCGATCCGTATGCACGCGCCCATGGTTGTACGGCGCAGCCAAGACAGGAAATTTGCGGCGAACCGGCAGGGGTTCCATTTCGCAGAGTCCGAGAAGCAGGTGTCTCTAATTGCGATGTCTGTCAGCGGACCAAGTTGCTTTCTCCACTTCCTTTGGAAGTTGCCGTTCTAACGGATCAATTCCGCCGCGAGGCAGTGAGCACAGATGCGCAGCAAAGGGGTACAAGGGACACGTCCTCAGGCTTTCATCCTGAGGCGCGTGTTCTAAACTCGTTGTTGTTGACGACATCGCCGCGATTGTTTGCCAAGCCACGCCTCCCTTGAGATAGTCCAGCGTGTGGCCCTGCGGGCCAAACGTGCTCGTTCTTGAGCACGAGAGCTGTCTTCGATGCGTGCGGCCGCCACGTCTTGATTATGACGGCGAGCGCGCTGCGGGTCAGCCGCACCCTTGCACCGTCAAGCCAATGAATTGGACCGGCCGAGGGCGTGGTGACCGGCATGCCGACGGCCGGGGCTCTCTTTATCGCCGCCATCGCTTCCGACCGGAAGTGATCAGCGATGCGTTGGGGGTATTCCGGTTTAGCTTAGCTGCGCATGGTCGAGCAGGCGGCGCCTGGCCTTCCTGACCCATGAAACCGAGCGCCAGTGGGGATGGCAATTCGGCAAGGCGCTCTCCGATCGGATCCGCCAGCGCGCTCCCGCTCGCGGCGACAAATGGCACCTGGACCAAGCCCTTATCTCGATCGTGGGCAAACGATGGCTCTTGGCGCGCTGTCGACCAGGGGCTTTGTTCTCGCCGTCCTGATCCAGCGCCGAAGAGACTCGCGCGCGGAGCAGCGGCTTATGAAGAAGCTCTTGAAATCCGCCGGCACGCCGCCGCGCGTCATGATCACGGACAGCTCCATTATCACGGACAGCTCCATTCATATGGTGCTACGATGTCCGCGGCAGCTAGGTATGTTAGTACTTCATGATCGCTTCGATCTCTGCGCGAAAGGCACGGCGCGAGGAGTCGCGTGAATAGAACATGTGTCCGCCCGGATAGACCACGAGTTTGACTCGCGGTGCCGAGGCAAAGGGCGGCAACTGATCGAGCGCCATCTTCGAGCCGAAATAGGGCGTCGCAATATCGAAAAGGCCATGTCCAACCAGCACATTCATTGTCGCGTCCGTCGCAAGGATCTGGGGCAGGTCCGAGAGCGATTCTGGAGAGCTGCCGTGGCCGAAATCCCAGGCCCCAATGACCGCGCTGTTGGTCAGTTCATACGAGCCGTCCGGCCGCCAGTTGAGCTTGCGGGTCAGGACGTCGACTGCGGCACTCGTCAGCGGCGCCCGCAGCCCATCTGCCGAGGGGTCGCCGAAGCGGTGGACATCGGAATCCGGATAGGGATCAAGGCCGCGCACGGATGCGTCATAACGGCCGGTCACGTTGCCGCTCTCGCGATCGAACTCGCGGCAGAATTCGCTGACGTCAAGGCGCCCGGCAAGCCGTCGGCTGACGGCCCGGTCTATGCCGATCAAGGCGGCAACCTTGTCGGCGAGACGGCTTGTGGCCTCCTTGTCGGCCTTGCCCTTGACGAGGTCGGCTAGGAATTCGCCACGTGCGTAATCTTCCACGTCGGCGATGTCGGCTCGACTGACCGCTCCCTTGCCCTCGCCCTTGGCTTCACGGGCCACCGCGACATAGCTTGGCAGCGTCGCAACATATTTCAGAAGGCTCCTGCCTGTGAACTCGCTGTAGTCGAACAGCGGCGAGATCAGGATCAGACCCTTCACGCCGACGCCCTGCCGCATCTGCAGATTGCGCACGACCTTCGGTCCGCGAATGCCGCCATAGCTTTCGCCCGCGACATATTTCGGCGAGGAGAGCCGCTCGTGCCTCTCGAGCCAGCGGCGGATCACCAGCGCGATTGAACAGGCATCGCCATCGACTGAATAGAATCGCTTGCTCACATCATCGTCCGTCGCTACGAAACGGCTATAGCCGGTGCCGACGGGATCAATGAAGACGAGGTCGGTAAAATCCAGCCAGGTCTCGGCGTTGGGCCTGATCTCCGGCGACACCGACGGCGTGACGAACTCCGCATCGATCGGCAACCGCCATGGCCCGGCGCTGCCATATTGCAGCCAAGCCGAGGCCGCGCCCGGGCCGCCATTGAAGAGGAATGTGACTGGACGCTTGGCACGATCTGTGCCGCCGAGCTGATAGGAGGTGTAGGCGATGTCCGCCTGCGGCTCGCCCTTGTCGCCGAACACGCGGATCGAGCCCGCAGTCGCGAGGAAACCGAGCGTTCGCCCGGGCAGCTCGAGCGTCTGTGGGGTGGTAGAATCTGGCGGCAGGCGATGCTCGATGGACGATAGGGGACTTGGCGTGCCAGCGCTGCGCGCGTCCGTGCCACTGGCCTTCGCCGTGGTGTCGTGGCACGAGCCGGGATCGTCGCCCCCGGCGCTTCCCCTCACGGGCAGCCAACCAGGGCCAGTGCAACAGAAATGCGGCGCAGCGGGGTCAAAGCCCAACTGGATTGAGCTTCTCCTATCGCGGCCGTACTTCGCGTTGTCGCGCAAAAGCAGTGGGCCGGCCTAGTGGCCAGTTTGGGTTCGCGTTCAGGGACAGGCCGAACTAACAAGCGTTTATTCACGTGGGTCTGGCCTTGTTGCACGACGCGTGTCTCGCAAAATGGCTCTACTCACTTCGCTGAGAGCGGGGAACCTACTAATTCTAGCAGGCCTCGAGGGTGCTCGCCGCAGATCGGCGGCGTATTCATTGGCTTCGACAAGATTCGGAGACGCGTGCGCGCCGGCAACAAGAGAACGATCGATCTGCTCGCTCCGTTGATTCTGAGGTGCAGGTGCGGCGAGATCATCTGGCGCGAGCGATCCACACGATTGAGAAAGGCCCTTCCACGGCAGAACTCGATTGGGCGCGCACTATTCGGCGATGCGGCCGTCGATCCGCCGGGGCCCTGCCAGGTGCAGCGCACAGCCAGCGAGGCGAACAAACTCCAATGCCATGCTGCAGCTTCATAAATCAGCCCTGCCTTCGATCGGACTTGGAGCAGTGACTTGGGCCTGACACTGCTTAAAGCCTGCCGGACAAGTTGCGCGATGATGACAGACGGCTTGTTCGGAGCTCATCCGGTTTCCAGGGGCGTTGTTGCAGGCCCGGAGTTCAACCAAGCCGCGTTCCGTTTGGAGCTGTGACCTTTCAATCGAGCCTATAAGAGGCTTGAAAGAACGTGCCCCAGCGCTCTGCGCTGAACTTCGAAAGCACAGTCTCCGTGGTTCCAGGACCACTACAGCCTGTGCATGTCACTTCGCTGTCTTTTATGGTCCACATAGCCCAATAGCGCGCGCCGACGCCGACGCTGAAGTTCTTGGTAATGAAGTAGGACAACACGCCTTCGACCTGTACACCCCCGCCTCCGCTCCCGCGTTGATCAAGGAAAGTGGTCGGCGGGCGCGCAAGATGATGGTCACGTCCGTTGAAATCGGTCCAAGGCAGGTAAGCGACGTCGCTACTCAAACGCCAACGCTCGGTGAGCCTGGTTTCGGCGCTTAGGCCGACACGAGGTGCATTCCACTGGGAATTCTGGCCTCCAACGACCGTGTCGTCACCATCTGAATCCGGCCGCGAGCATGGACCCATCGGGTTAGCAATCTGTACACATCCGATGTAGTCGGAGCTCTGTTCGTAGTAGGTCCAGCCGACAAAGCCGCCGACCTTGTAGTCGACCCCGCGCAGGAGATCGTAACCTACGTCGGCGGTGTAATAGCTGAACCTCCCGTTTGCCTGGCCTGCTTTCGTGTTAATGTAGGAGAGGCTGGGATGGTTTCCTTGGGTGCCCCAATCTTCATCGTTGGTGCTTCCTTTGTCGAAGCGACCGATGCCAACGTTGCTCTTCAAAAACACTCCCCACGGGCTGTCAAGACGGCCGAACAATTCCCCGGAAAGTCCGTCGAGACCGTGGTGGGTGATCCTCGATACAAGAATGTCAGGATCTCCAGCAGGGATTTGATTAGGCAAATTCCATTGGAATCGTCCGCGGCTGAGCCAGAGCCGCGAGCCGCCTTCGAACGACCAACCGGCTGTGTCAGTCGTCGGCGGCACGCTGCCCGTTGCTTTCGTGAACAACGGCGCATCGGACCGTTGCGCACCCCAAGGGTCGGCGTCAAAATGGTAATTTAGACCGATCGTTCCGATGTGATAGCTGCTAGACAAGCTCGTTGTATTCGCCGGAAGGATTGCGAACGGCGGAAACTGTACCGTCGGAGGCGTTACGATACTCGGCCCACCGAAATGCAGATAGTCATATTCGACCTTGAGCGACCATGCAGACGTCAGCGCTTGCTCGACACCCAGCCCGATGATGCCACCGACCCGACCATAGTCGAAACTGGTGTTCTCTTGACTCCCGCGGCCACTGAACTCGTTGTTGTTGACGACATCGCCACGATTGTTCTGCCAAGCCACGCCTCCCTTGAGATAGGCCAGCGTGCGGCCATGCGGGCCAAAGGTGTAACCGACCCGGCCGGTCCCGGTCGCAAAGACGTTGGGACCTGCCTTGCAGTTTGCGCTCACAACAAAGCCGGAGGCGGCGAGGCAGGTATTTGTGCCCTCGGAGACAACACCGCTGGCATCGAGCTCGATGCCAAGAACCCAGCTGTTCTTCTGCCAATTAAAGCCTATCTGACCACCTGCGAGGAACACTGGGGTGTCAACGACGCCGCCATAGATTGAGGGACCGTAGGGATTGCTGAACGAGGTTCGTCCGTACCCACCGCCGACGTGCCCGCCAATATAGCCTCCGGACCAGCTCCACACCGCCGCTGGCAATTTCACGTCTGGCCAAAGATCTACCGCATTGGCTGCACCGCTTGCGACGAGCGCAATTGTTGCGACTCCCGAAAGAAGAACTCCAGATCGCATTCCAAACACTTCCCTGCATTTTGCGCCGTCCACAACCAAGCGCCTTAACTTGTCACCACAGCAAACCGACGGGGCCAGACCACACGCTTGCGACGCGTCGTAGTCCGCCCGGAAAATCACCGCTTGCGATTGGCAATGGTGGCGTACGCAAAGCAAACCGCGAGCCAATTGAATTCGGCGGTTCTGCAGGCACTTCGCAATGCTAGCAGCGTCAACTTGCTGACATTTGTCTCAAGACTCACAATCTACGTTGGATCGCTTGATCGTGATGCGCACGTGTGGATCGGCGCCGAAGCATGTCCCTCTATGTCGCATGGATCAGTGACTTATGGCGGCGATCGGGGTCATGACCCCGCACCGATACACAGACAAGGCTTAGGTCAGGGTTGCTCAAGCCTTTGCGTGAGGCTTCGCGAAGGGTCGTCCGGCCTCGCGATCAACCGGATGGGATCCGGTGCGCACGTCGC comes from Bradyrhizobium diazoefficiens and encodes:
- a CDS encoding outer membrane protein, which translates into the protein MRSGVLLSGVATIALVASGAANAVDLWPDVKLPAAVWSWSGGYIGGHVGGGYGRTSFSNPYGPSIYGGVVDTPVFLAGGQIGFNWQKNSWVLGIELDASGVVSEGTNTCLAASGFVVSANCKAGPNVFATGTGRVGYTFGPHGRTLAYLKGGVAWQNNRGDVVNNNEFSGRGSQENTSFDYGRVGGIIGLGVEQALTSAWSLKVEYDYLHFGGPSIVTPPTVQFPPFAILPANTTSLSSSYHIGTIGLNYHFDADPWGAQRSDAPLFTKATGSVPPTTDTAGWSFEGGSRLWLSRGRFQWNLPNQIPAGDPDILVSRITHHGLDGLSGELFGRLDSPWGVFLKSNVGIGRFDKGSTNDEDWGTQGNHPSLSYINTKAGQANGRFSYYTADVGYDLLRGVDYKVGGFVGWTYYEQSSDYIGCVQIANPMGPCSRPDSDGDDTVVGGQNSQWNAPRVGLSAETRLTERWRLSSDVAYLPWTDFNGRDHHLARPPTTFLDQRGSGGGGVQVEGVLSYFITKNFSVGVGARYWAMWTIKDSEVTCTGCSGPGTTETVLSKFSAERWGTFFQASYRLD
- a CDS encoding S10 family peptidase; the protein is MRGSAGGDDPGSCHDTTAKASGTDARSAGTPSPLSSIEHRLPPDSTTPQTLELPGRTLGFLATAGSIRVFGDKGEPQADIAYTSYQLGGTDRAKRPVTFLFNGGPGAASAWLQYGSAGPWRLPIDAEFVTPSVSPEIRPNAETWLDFTDLVFIDPVGTGYSRFVATDDDVSKRFYSVDGDACSIALVIRRWLERHERLSSPKYVAGESYGGIRGPKVVRNLQMRQGVGVKGLILISPLFDYSEFTGRSLLKYVATLPSYVAVAREAKGEGKGAVSRADIADVEDYARGEFLADLVKGKADKEATSRLADKVAALIGIDRAVSRRLAGRLDVSEFCREFDRESGNVTGRYDASVRGLDPYPDSDVHRFGDPSADGLRAPLTSAAVDVLTRKLNWRPDGSYELTNSAVIGAWDFGHGSSPESLSDLPQILATDATMNVLVGHGLFDIATPYFGSKMALDQLPPFASAPRVKLVVYPGGHMFYSRDSSRRAFRAEIEAIMKY
- a CDS encoding aromatic ring-hydroxylating dioxygenase subunit alpha, with the translated sequence MNASKPFPLNAWYAAAWCHEIGRELSARIICGKNVVLYRLTDGVVAALEDACWHRLLPLSLGHLKGDEVMCGYHGLVFNSAGRCTYMPAQKTINPSACVRAYPVVERHRLVWLWPGDPALADPATIPEFHRNDGTQWVGEGGTFYQLKCDYRLVIDNLMDLTHETYVHAGSIGDEAITAAPFDVTHTDDTATMTRWMIDIEPPPFWARQLGRPGRVDRWQIVKFQAPSVVVGDVGVALTGTGAPQGDRSHGANGAFLAAITPETEMTCHYFWNFVRNYRRDDAQLTKELQLAHVNGGAGVYDQDHRILEAQQAAIDKNPRLPFYDLNIDAGSLWARRLIERMLADEQARLIANVAAE